In Hydractinia symbiolongicarpus strain clone_291-10 chromosome 13, HSymV2.1, whole genome shotgun sequence, a single genomic region encodes these proteins:
- the LOC130623696 gene encoding uncharacterized protein LOC130623696, which yields MKVILLLAMLASACILCKGDPRYRRAYNNGYADAQAHAENAPAPCILCKGDPTYQKAFNAGYADAACILCKGDPMYREGYIAGYSDSQASIEDTPTRRNALLEDSGAYGNPVRICYTSWKDCSGCRGYLDTCCSDKNCGGGRRCKQGLSVYSCDN from the exons atgaaGGTAATACTCCTTTTGGCGATGTTGGCAAGTGCGTGTATTCTCTGCAAAGGGG ATCCTCGCTATAGAAGAGCATACAATAATGGTTACGCAGATGCTCAAGCTCATGCCGAAAATGCTCCTGCTCCATGTATCCTTTGCAAGGGAG ATCCTACCTATCAGAAGGCATTCAATGCAGGTTACGCCGATGCTGCTTGTATCCTCTGCAAAGGCG ATCCTATGTACAGAGAAGGATACATTGCAGGCTATAGTGATTCACAAGCAAGTATCGAAGATACTCCAACACGCCGCAATGCcc TGTTAGAAGATTCGGGAGCTTATGGCAATCCAGTTAGAATTTGTTACACAAGTTGGAAGGATTGCAGTGGATGCCGAGGCTACTTAGATACCTGTTGTTCAGACAAGAACTGTGGCGGTGGACGAAGATGCAAACAAGGCTTAAGTGTGTACAGCTGCGACAATTAA